One part of the Pecten maximus chromosome 1, xPecMax1.1, whole genome shotgun sequence genome encodes these proteins:
- the LOC117322532 gene encoding delta-like protein 4, whose protein sequence is MATISRTGLILLCIITVVSTGGTGSLRLLTYDNPTQQLATGQCCDHFIASNCLRNQCDPKFTVCLNQQPASSRCSLLREESYVFNDTTSVTFTDQFGPSSPNPLHFSFTSWKTGFIISVTVTDFDNVGTSDTMDIMVQSENVNLAGGPVDNGLSLRGSKGRLRLEYKLECDPGFYGDCSLSCTVKNNSYCSPSGTLVCVPGFTGRYCDTDIDDCQSNPCINGGTCRDGNNSFTCMCPQGRAGPLCNVAVSTTQVTTTPTTHVMITSSTASTTSTTVSNHSDVTSTPSVTTLQSTSVITSDSPSVSSPLTSSVPTSAYQTNSTAMTSISTKPTNGSSSQYMHADPAVTGNDDNTGAVVGGVVGGLMVLLMVLLTAGYFIRKYVIKKKTTIGTDRTSSTDQLTRESLAVAASPPIGTALSGQQQA, encoded by the exons ATGGCTACTATTTCACGTACAGGACTTATACTTCTGTGTATCATCACG GTTGTCTCCACGGGAGGGACGGGCAGTTTAAGACTACTGACATACGACAACCCCACCCAGCAGCTTGCCACTGGACAATGCTGTGATCACTTTATCGCCTCTAACTGTCTCAGGAACCAGTGTGACCCTAAATTTACCGTCTGTCTGAACCAGCAGCCGGCGTCTAG TCGATGTTCGCTGTTAAGAGAGGAATCCTACGTTTTCAATGACACGACCTCCGTCACATTCACCGACCAGTTTGGACCATCCTCACCAAACCCCTTACACTTCAGCTTTACTTCCTGGAAG ACTGGATTCATTATTTCCGTGACAGTTACGGACTTTGACAATGTTGGAACTTCAGACACCATGGATATAATGGTCCAATCGGAGAATGTCAACTTAGCTGGCGGGCCTGTAGACAATGGTCTAAGTCTCCGGGGATCAAAGGGAAG GTTACGACTGGAGTATAAACTGGAGTGTGATCCTGGGTTCTACGGTGATTGTTCACTAAGCTGTACAGTGAAAAACAACTCCTACTGTAGTCCGTCTGGGACTCTCGTTTGTGTTCCGG GTTTTACCGGCAGATATTGTGACACGGACATAGACGACTGTCAGAGTAATCCGTGTATTAATGGGGGTACATGTCGAGATGGAAACAACAGCTTTACCTGTATGTGTCCTCAAGGCCGAGCAG GGCCTCTCTGTAACGTCGCTGTATCTACAACCCAAGTAACAACAACACCTACTACTCACGTGATGATCACCAGTTCCACGGCCTCAACTACATCAACAACGGTCAGCAACCACAGCGACGTCACGTCAACACCTTCAGTAACCACTTTACAGTCAACATCGGTGATAACGTCTGATTCACCTTCTGTTTCGTCTCCACTGACGTCATCTGTACCGACCTCGGCATACCAGACTAACTCAACTGCTATGACATCGATTTCCACTAAACCGACCAATGGATCCTCAAGTCAATACATGCATGCTGACCCAGCG GTGACAGGGAATGATGACAATACCGGAGCCGTAGTAGGCGGGGTAGTTGGCGGACTGATGGTCCTGTTAATGGTGTTGCTGACCGCAGGGTACTTCATCAG GAAATATGTCATCAAAAAGAAAACGACCATCGGTACCGATCGGACATCATCTACTGATCAACTGACAAGGGAAAGTTTGGCAGTAGCAGCTTCACCTCCAATCGGCACTGCTCTGAGTGGTCAACAACAGGCGTGA
- the LOC117322524 gene encoding uncharacterized protein LOC117322524, protein MKWTMTTISFTGFLLLCNIAGVCAGGTGIMRLLSYENPTQKLASGQCCDQTRTTNCSRNQCDPKFIVCLYQQLDSKQCSLGREESYVFNDTSIVTFNDTFGESSNPLHFNFSSWKMGFVITVAVVDFDADGTSDTMDIMIQSEDVDLAAGAVHDGLSLKGTRGMLHLEFSIECDPGYYGDCSSPPPPQDEDNTAVVVGAAVGGGTVLLLVLVSAWYFLRKYIIKRKTNIGTEKIQSTDKMTGDATSSPRDGTTVMEVVNGRPD, encoded by the exons ATGAAGTGGACAATGACTACTATTTCATTTACTGGATTTCTACTCCTGTGCAACATCGCG GGTGTCTGCGCAGGAGGGACGGGAATAATGAGGTTACTTTCCTATGAAAACCCCACCCAGAAGCTCGCCAGCGGACAGTGCTGTGATCAAACTCGTACAACAAACTGTTCCAGGAACCAGTGTGACCCCAAATTCATCGTCTGTCTGTACCAGCAGCTGGATTCCAA GCAATGTTCCTTGGGAAGAGAAGAGTCCTACGTTTTCAATGATACCTCCATCGTCACCTTCAATGACACGTTTGGGGAATCATCAAACCCGTTACACTTCAACTTTTCATCTTGGAAG ATGGGTTTCGTTATAACCGTGGCGGTGGTAGACTTTGATGCCGATGGAACCTCTGACACCATGGACATAATGATTCAGTCCGAGGACGTGGATTTGGCGGCTGGAGCTGTCCACGACGGTCTGAGCCTCAAAGGGACAAGGGGCAT GTTACATTTGGAGTTCAGTATAGAGTGTGATCCTGGGTACTACGGTGATTGCTCTAGTCCACCACCACCTCAAGACGAGGATAATACCGCGGTCGTGGTCGGGGCAGCAGTTGGAGGAGGCACTGTTCTGTTACTGGTGTTAGTGTCGGCTTGGTACTTCCTCAG GAAATACATAATCAAGAGGAAAACGAACATTGGTACCGAGAAGATCCAATCTACAGACAAAATGACAGGGGACGCAACTTCTTCACCTCGAGATGGCACTACTGTTATGGAAGTGGTGAACGGCAGACCAGACTAG